The Streptomyces sp. NBC_01268 genome window below encodes:
- a CDS encoding RICIN domain-containing protein: MNPMLGRRNRLVQFALGAAVAASVLLPTQPAQAASGLDPFTANFKLTRVDGDKTGLIDSAEAAGVAKASVTDVLGTRTGRPGLCHATGLNGALKPDGFCWDDEDDRSNYADSGGGWMPQGFAGSHAATDDGLYAGRSLTATAWYHGTWVAGRNPETVEDYARVTITESTGGQVKYGHIALVEPVNGNFKPLAYTSHSDGVAWYGNRLFVANGAELQVFDLTRMWRMNDTTSALTGLNAGKSSARFHLWAMPLVARYSTISTAAVDNVSTAWLNNSPRACGPSVNNELCLSSLSVDRSGATPALVSVENRGGAGARIVRWPLSALGTGLPTTVASEPTGYSSPVWGIQGTATDGTNYYMSGTCPTYWPGGTDLYSCIHVAKPGEAPHVLTQAPQLTQGLSWDPLAKRLWGANEALVDSSGPRRVVFNIEPDAGKPVDGWSWLTNFHQAGSVCATPQGNGTANGTPITVWTCTGSDAQRWKYENGLIVHKTSGKCITPEANGANTDGALLTLWTCNPSSDVQRFAPSADGSAVNAYGKAITPKGNSFGNGVWLTLWTQGSPTPDVQDWVVKGF, translated from the coding sequence ATGAACCCCATGCTCGGGCGAAGAAATCGCCTCGTCCAGTTCGCACTCGGCGCGGCCGTAGCCGCCTCGGTCCTGCTTCCCACCCAGCCCGCCCAGGCTGCGTCGGGTCTGGACCCGTTCACCGCGAACTTCAAGCTCACCCGCGTCGACGGGGACAAGACGGGCCTCATCGACTCCGCCGAGGCCGCCGGCGTCGCCAAGGCGTCCGTCACCGACGTCCTGGGCACCCGCACCGGACGTCCGGGGCTGTGCCACGCCACCGGACTGAACGGCGCCCTCAAGCCCGACGGCTTCTGTTGGGACGACGAGGACGACCGGTCCAACTACGCCGACAGTGGCGGCGGCTGGATGCCGCAGGGCTTCGCGGGTTCGCATGCCGCCACCGACGACGGGCTGTACGCGGGGCGCTCCCTCACCGCCACCGCCTGGTACCACGGCACGTGGGTCGCCGGCCGGAACCCGGAGACCGTCGAGGACTATGCGCGGGTCACGATCACGGAGTCGACCGGCGGCCAGGTCAAGTACGGGCACATCGCGCTCGTCGAGCCGGTCAACGGCAACTTCAAACCCCTCGCGTACACCTCGCACTCGGACGGCGTCGCCTGGTACGGCAACCGGCTGTTCGTCGCCAACGGCGCGGAACTCCAGGTCTTCGACCTGACGCGCATGTGGCGCATGAACGACACCACGAGCGCCCTCACCGGCCTGAATGCGGGCAAGTCCTCCGCCCGGTTCCACCTCTGGGCGATGCCGCTCGTCGCCCGCTACAGCACCATCAGCACGGCCGCGGTCGACAACGTCTCCACCGCCTGGCTCAACAACAGCCCCCGCGCCTGCGGTCCGAGCGTCAACAACGAGCTGTGCCTGAGCAGCCTCAGCGTCGACCGCTCCGGCGCGACGCCGGCCCTTGTCTCGGTGGAGAACCGCGGCGGCGCGGGCGCCCGCATCGTCCGCTGGCCCCTGTCGGCCCTCGGCACCGGCCTGCCCACCACGGTGGCTTCCGAGCCCACGGGCTACTCCTCGCCCGTCTGGGGCATCCAGGGCACGGCCACGGACGGCACCAACTACTACATGAGCGGCACCTGCCCGACGTACTGGCCGGGCGGCACCGATCTCTACTCCTGCATCCACGTGGCCAAGCCCGGCGAAGCGCCCCACGTCCTCACCCAGGCCCCACAGTTGACCCAGGGCCTCTCCTGGGACCCCCTCGCCAAGCGGCTCTGGGGCGCCAACGAGGCGCTCGTGGACTCCAGCGGACCGCGCAGGGTCGTGTTCAACATCGAGCCCGACGCCGGCAAGCCCGTCGACGGCTGGAGCTGGCTCACCAACTTCCACCAGGCCGGCTCCGTCTGCGCGACACCCCAGGGCAACGGCACCGCCAACGGCACGCCGATCACGGTGTGGACCTGCACGGGATCGGACGCCCAACGCTGGAAGTACGAGAACGGCCTGATCGTCCACAAGACGAGCGGCAAGTGCATCACCCCCGAGGCGAACGGCGCGAACACCGACGGCGCGCTCCTGACCCTGTGGACGTGCAACCCCTCGAGCGACGTCCAGCGGTTCGCCCCATCGGCCGACGGCAGCGCAGTGAACGCCTACGGCAAGGCCATCACGCCGAAGGGCAACTCCTTCGGCAACGGCGTCTGGCTGACCCTGTGGACCCAGGGCAGCCCCACCCCTGACGTCCAGGACTGGGTGGTCAAGGGTTTCTAG